TATGGGCTCCTCCAGGCCGGCCTGATCGAGCTCGGCACCCCGCCTCCGGCCGCGCCGCCGCCCGGGGTCCCGAGCCCCAGGCCCGGCAGCGGCGTCTCCCGCTCCGTCGTGGAGAAGCTGATCAATTACTTCCGCAGGCTGTGAGGTCCTATCCCCCAGGAGGGCAGACGATCCATGCAGGCGGTGAAGATCGTGGTGACCGGGCCTTTCGCCTCGGGCAAGACCCAGTTCATCCGCACCATCAGCGAGATCGAAGTGGTCTCCACCGAGCGGCGGATCTCCACGCCGGCGGAGCGGGCCATCAAGGACCAGACCACGGTGGCCATGGATTTCGGGCGGATCACCATCGATAAGGACCTCGTGCTGTATCTGTTCGGCACGCCGGGCCAGCGACGCTTCGATTTCATGTGGGAGATCCTGGCCGAGGGGATGCTGGGCTTCATCGTCATGGTCGATAGCACCAGACCGGAGACCTTCCGCGAGGCCCGCAACATCCTGGAGACCTTCCGCCGCTATGCCCAGACCCCCTTCGTGGTCGCCGCCAACAAGCAGGACCTTGAGGACGCCTGGGATCCGGAGGACATCCGCATCGCCCTGCGCCTGGACGGCCGGGTCAAGGTGCTCCCGTGCGTGGCCACCCGCCGCGACAGCGTGAAGGACGTGGTCCTGGAGCTGCTCTACGCCATCCTGGAAGAGCTGTCCGCTTCCCGCTAAGATGAGCTCCATCGTTACGGAACAGGGGATCGTTCACTATGAAGTCATCGGGCGAGGCCGGCCGGTGATCTTCCTGCACGGATGGCTGGGCTCCTGGGCTTATTGGATCGACACGATGAACGCCCTGTCCCGCCATTGCCGTTCTTACGCGCTGGATTTCTGGGGGTTCGGGGAGTCCGATCGCCAGCGCGCCAGCTTCACGGTCCCCAGCTTCATCGATCTGGTGACCCAGTTCATGGATCGACTGGGGATCGCCTCGGCCGCCCTGGTCGGCCACTCCATGGGTGGGACGGTCGCCCTGGGGGTCGCCCTGGCCCATCCGGAGCGGGTGACCCGGGTGGCGGTGGTGGGCTCCCCGATCACGGGGAGCTCCCTGAATTTCTTCCTGAAAATGGCCGGGCGGCCGTTCTGGGCCTTCCTGGCCTACACCTTCCCGGTGGCGGTGAAGGCGGGGACCTATCTGGCCTCGCCGACCATCACCCGGGCGTGGCGGACCTGGTATCGGATGTGGGAGCGGGATCTCTCCCGCACTTCATTGCGCTCGTTCTTCCAGAGCATCGGGAGCCTCCACCGTACGGACCTGCGGCCGCGGCTCCGGGAGCTGCGCGCGCCCGTCCTGGGGATCTATGGGGCCCGAGATAACATCGTCAACCCCGATCAAGCGTTCGTGCTGGCCCGGGAGGCCCCCCAGGCGTCGATCTTCTGGATGCCGGAGGCCGGCCACTTCCCCATGCTCGACGAGCCCGAACGCTTCCAGCAGGCCCTCGCGGATTTCCTGCTCGCATAAACCGAAGGATCCGTCTGGACAGGCAAGGACCCGGAATCCTCCCCTCAGACGGAGCATCGGTTAGCGTGCAATGACAGAGGGAAGGGGGGACCGATGAACGGGAAGTTGCGGAAGGTGATCATCCGGGATCGACGGCTGATCCCACCCTTCAACGAGCCGGCGCGGGATCTTATGGTGCTGAACAAGCCCCTCTGGCTGCACCAGCGGGATCTCCTCGCGCCTTACTGCGACGAGGAGCTGGAGGTGGACTCCCTGGACGAGGTGCCGGACGATCGGGTGCCGACCCTGGTGTATCGGGACAACCTCTTCTTCGATGAGCCCTTCCTGCGGACGTTCCTGGAGCGGGCGCGGCGTCTCAACAAGGCCTGCCGGGTGGCCTTCGCCCTCAACGACCCGGCCATCGTCCACCATGCCCTTCCCCTGCAGCGGGGCATCCGACGGGAGGGGGACGTCTATGTGGCCGATATGTGGTATTTCCCCTACGGGAAGGAATCCTACGCTCGCCCGCTGGTGATCGAGACCCTGGCCCGGGAGATCGGCTACTACCGGGTGCCGCGTTACATGGCGCCCCGCCAGGGGGATCTCACCTTCTGGGTGCCCTTGCGCGCCTTTCTTTCCATTGAGCACTGGGTCCATGTCTTCATGGCCAACTCCCCCTTCGGGATCTTCGCCGAGGGGGCCCGGATGGAGGACCGCATCCAGCGCCTGGACGTGAAGTTGCGCATCCTCTGGCGGGCCATGCTGGAGCGCCGTCAGGTCCTCTCCTCCTCCGCGCTGGTGCGCATCGGCCGCAACGTTCAGATCGACCCCACGGCGGTCCTCCAGGGGCCGACGATCATCGGGGACAACGTGACCATCGGGGCGGGAGCGGTGGTGGCCAACAGCATCATCGGCAACAACGTCAACATCGGCCAGGGGGTTCAGGTGCTGCTGAGCGTGGTGGGAGACGGCTGCTTCCTCCCCTTCCGGGCGGCTCTTTTCATGACCACGATGATGGAACACTCCATGGTGGCCCAGAACACCTGCCTGCAGCTGTGCGTGGTGGGGCGCGACACGTTCATCGGGGCAGGGACGACCTTCACGGACTTCAACCTGCTCCCCAAGCCGATCCGCACTCACTTCCGTGGCGAGCTGGTGGAGGCCGGCATGCCGGTGCTGGGGGGCTGCGTGGGCCACCACTGCCGTCTGGGCTCCGGGCTGGTGATCTACCCCGCCCGCATGATCGAGTCCGACGTGGTCCTCTTCGCCACCTCCGATCATCACGTGATCACCAGGAACGTGTATTACGAGGACAGCGATCACCTGCGCATCCCAGGCGGGGCCGCCCTGTATCCGCGTTTGTATCCGCGGGAGGAAGAGGTCGGCCAGCCGGAGGCGGCCCCGGCTCTGGAGCGAGGGAACGCCCCTTAAGCGGCATCGGCGCGTGGGACCGGCGAGGTGGAGGATGGGAACCTTCGCCTTCATGATCCATCCGATCGATCCCAAGCGGGACGTGCAGCGGAAGTTCCCGCTGCTGGGCCGGCTGCTGCCCGAGCCGGCCATCCACTTCTTCTCCGCCTACTTCCCCCCGGTGTATCTCTCCCGCGTCACCGGGATCCGCTCCCGGGCCACCGGGAGGACGGTGGAGGGTTGGCTGCTGGCGTGCCCGCTTACCCCGCAGCGGATGCTCTCCCTGCCGCTGGAGCGGGCCTATCGCAAGATCATCGAGACGGGGCGTCTGGCGGAGCGGCTCGGCGCCCACATCCTCGGGCTGGGGGCTTTCACCGCGGTGATCGGGGACGCCGGGGTCACGGTGGCCAAAGGCCTGCGCATCCCGGTGACGACAGGGAACAGCTACACCGTGGCGGTGGCTCTGCAAGCCTTACGGGAGGCCGCGGAGCGGATGGGGATCCCTCTTCCCGAGGCCACGGCAGCGGTGGTGGGCGCGGCCGGGGCTATCGGTCGGGTGGCCGCCCGGCTGCTGGCCCGAGAGGTGCCCCGGGTGATCCTGGCCGGACGCCGGGCGGAGCGGCTGGAGGCCCTCCGACCCCTCGTCGAGGCGGAGGGCGCGCGGGCCCAGGTGGCCGAAGGGCTGGAAGCTCTTCGGGAGGCCGACCTGGTCCTGGTGGTGAGCAGCTCCCCCGTCGCCATCATCAGACCGGAGCACCTGAAGCCCGGCGCGGTGGTTTGCGATGTCGCCCAGCCCCGCAACGTCTCCCCCCTCGTGGCCGCCCGGCGGGACGACGTCCTGGTCATCGATGGGGGGATCGTAGAGGTCCCAGGGGAGGTGGATTTCGGCTTCGATTTCGGGCTCCCCCCGCGCATGGCGTATGCGTGTATGGCGGAAACCATCACGCTGGCGCTGGAGGGCCGGTATGAGCCTTACAGCCTGGGCCGCCGCCTCTCTATCGAGCGGGTGGAGGAGATCGCCCGCCTGGCGGAACGCCACGGCTTCCGCCTGGCCGGCCTCATGTCCTTCGGACGCCCGCTGACCGAGGAAGCGATCGCCCGGATCCGCGCGAACGCCCGCCGGGAGTTCGCCGTGGCCCGCGGATATCCCGCCGCTCCGCCAGATCATGCCGTTGCGCGATTAGAAAAGCCCGAGATCTCATCCGGGAGATAGATTGTTCGTGAAGATCATCCACGATCTCGAGACGGATACTTTCTGTAGGCGTGCTGGGACCATCCTCGCGGATCGCCGCCTGCCATCGGTTCAGCCGCGAGGGGATGGCTGCCTGGCTCCGGATCTCCGCGCTCATCCCCATAGATGGAGCAATAAATCCTGAAGCGTTGGAGGCTCCTGCACGCGGGCCCGATCCAGATGGCGGCGGCCTTCGGGGGAGCGGGTGTAGATCAGCTCGGCTTCGCCCACGTAACGCCGCCAGGCCCGGGCGAAGGCCTCGGCGTCCGGACGTCGGATCCCCAGGGCCTGGGGCACCGGATGGTAGGCCGGTCGGCGCAGCATCGGCGGGATCAGGGCCCGCAGCGCCTGCCAGAGGCCGGCGCGAAGCAGGTCCGGCAGGCGTTCGTCCTGGCGCAGGATGAGATAGCGCGGATTCCGGATGGGTTGAAAGAGCTCCCGGTAAGCCTGTATGAAGGCCTCCGCATCTTGCGGAGGGACTCCTTCCAGCTGAACGCGATAAGCCCCGTCTGGAGTGGCGATCACCCGAAGGCTGTCCGGGGAGAGGGCCGGGCTCGCCTGTCCGGTTTCCCGCAACGCCTCCGCCAGTGCCCGGCCCACATCGAGAAGGATGGCGTCCGGCGGGACCTCGATGAGCAGGACACGCAACGCCCGGGCGAGGGTCTTGCGCTCTCGGACCAGGGTGATGAGGAAACCGGCCGCCATGCTGCCCGAGGCGAGAAGAAGGCATGCGGCCAGGGACAAATCCACGGGGAGCCCTGCGAAGATCTCCCAGAAGATCAGCCAGCCTAAGGGGAGAGCGCCGGCCAGGGCCCAGCGGAGGCTCCGCCATACCGCCGTGGCGCTCTCCCGTAGCGTGTAGACGGAGCGAAGGCGGAGGTCCTGAGGCCGAATCCGGTAGATCGGGATTTCGAAATCCATATAAGGCCGGCCGATCCCCCATGCCGCCCACGTTTCCTCTCGCCGGGCGGCGGCCTCCCGCATGATGTCGTTGAAGGCTGCGTAAGGGATGTGCTTCCAGCTCTCATCCTCCAGGGCGAGCAGCAGGCCCAGCAGGGGCTCTACATGAAATACTCCGCGGACGATCTGCCCGCGCAGGTCCTCGGCGCTGTTCGGGGGGAGGCCTCGCGTCAGCAAGGTGGGAGCGAGCCGCATGGCGTAGCGGGCGGGGCTGGCGGGGATGGCCACGCCCCACAGGTGATCGTGACGGCGCAGGAACCGCCGTAGATCCAGGTCTCCCCACTCGAAGTCCGGTGCGACGCAGACCACATCCCAGTTGTGGGCCACCTTGTGCGGCCACTCGGGGTCCAGGCGCAGGGAGCGCCCGCGCAGCTGCTGAACGGCGGTGCTGGTGGTCACGCCGGTCAGATCGATCAATGTGTTCAGCGAGAGGGCGTCCCACCCTTCGCCGAAGATCTTCCGGGTGCCAATGAGCAGGCGGATCCGCCCCTGTTCCATCATCTGGGTGACCAGAGGGACATACACCCGTGGCCCCCAGCCGGATCCTTTCCCACGCACTTCGTAATAGCCCGGACGTCGGTGCAGGGTCAGCTCGATCTGCATCCCGCGCCGCTGGCGGAACTCCTCCCAGAAGGCCTGGAAGATGGGCTGAAAGCCCTCGGGGATCCACAGGGAGCGGCCGGTCACGAAGATGGGGCGCAGGTCGATCAGCTCCGGATCTTGGATCAGCCGGCGGAAGACGCGTCGCCCGCTGCCCAGATCGGCATCGGATAGACCGGGCTCCTGCCGGAGCCGGCGGAGGCCGCTGGTGCTCTGTTCGAAATCCACCACGAGGACCGCGCGGAGCCGTTCGCCCAGGCTTCGCTTCTCGGCCCGCAGGATCTCCCGCGCGGCCTCGATCTTGCTGTCAGAGAAGGCCAGGATGAGGTCCATCGGCGAGCGGCCGGGGCGCAGGCCCTTCGGGGTAAGGGTGTAGCCCAAGGGACGCAGGCGGCGGCGGAGCTCCAGGAAGCGATGGCGATCGTTTGGATCCGGACTGGGGAGGAGGACGCGCAGGGCGTAGTGCTCCAGCAGGATCAGGCGATCCTCCCGGGTGGGCCTGCGGCGCGCCTCCGGCGGGAGGGGATACTCCAGGGGCAGCTCCCCCAGGTCCCGCAGCCAGCGCAACCCGGCGATCACCAGCGGTGCATCTTCGTCGGCCAGCTCGGGCCAGCCGGCCCGCTCGCGCTCCGGGGCGCCCGCGCCCTCCTCGGGGGTTGGGAAGAGCAAGCCCTTCAGCCAGCTCCGAAAGCCCGGAGCGGTCAACACCTCCTCCAGGACCGCCCGAAGCAGCTGATCCTGTTCCCGAAGGAAGGCGCGTTCCTGGGGGGTAGGCTCGGTGAACCAGGCCAGCTCCCGGTAGGGCGCCAGGTTTCCCTCTTTGACTACGGCGGGGGTGGGGACCTCGAAATCCACATCCCCCAGAAGGGTGGTGTAGTTCTCGTAGGCGAAATCATCCTCCGGGCTGGGGAGGGTGGCCGTCAGCCCGATGATCCGGGGCTGGTCCAGGCGGCGGATTAGATAGCGGAGCACCACCGCCCAGTAATCCAACAGATGGTGGCATTCGTCCAGGACAACGGTCCCGATCCCGTCCGCGACCAAGTCTTCGATCTGGCGCAGGGCGTTGGGGTGGAGGAAACGGGCCACGGTTTCCGGATCCTCCCGGAGCAGGCGACGCTTCAGGCGGGGATAGCGGCGGCGGATTTCCTCCCAGTAGGCCTCAGGGTTCCCGGTGCGCAGCGTGTCCAGGTAACGCTCGGCGGCCTCGGGATCGGGCACCAGGCCCCGGGCCACCAGGTCCTCCGCCCACGCCAGCCGGGAGGCGGATTCCACGAAGGACCGTTCGGGGTCCTGAACGGCCAGCCGCTGATAGGTGAAGATGCGCAGGGGGGCTTTCCTCTCCGGGGTGAGGGCGGCCCACTCCTCGAGGCGAGTGTCTTCGGGGAGGAACATCCGGAGCCGCTCATACCATTGCATCTCGATGGTGACGGTGGGGGCCAGGATGAGGGCCGGTCTCCGGAAGCGGCCGACGAGCTCCAGGCCGATGATGGTCTTCCCAGAGCCGGGCGGGGCGACGATGTGATACCGCCGGTCATCGCGCGGCGTGTCAATGACCGCCTGGATCTGATTCAGGATCATGCGCTGATATTTGCGGAAGGGATGGCGGAATCGAAACCGCTCCCATTGAGGATCCATGGCCGCTGCATCCTCGCGAACGATGAGCACTTGGGTTCAAGCTCAGGGCGTTCGACTTTCGAGCATCCTGCTCCTCATCCTCACCGATCCTCCTGCGGAGGTGGGGTGGGCAGGGGGGTGAGGGGGAGGCCGTAGGCGGCCTCCAGGATCTGACGGGCGATGGGGGCGGCGACGGCGGAGCCCTGGCCACCGTGTTCCACGATCACCACCACCACCCGCTCCGGCCGATCCGCGGGGGCGTAGCACGCGAACCACGCGTGCGGTGGGCGCCCGGGGACTGTCTCCGCGGTCCCCGTCTTGCCTGCCACCGCAAAGGGCATCCCTCGGAAGATCCAAGTCGCCGTCCCCCGGGGATGGGCCGTCACGCCCACCAGACCTTCTCGGATGACCGCCAGGGTCTCCTCGGAAACGGGGAGACGCCCCTGGACCTCCGGCGGGAAGGTCTCCTCCGGGATCCCGGGAGCGGGGCCGATGCGTTGCACCAGCCGGGGCCGGTAGAGGATCCCCCCGTTGGCCACCGCCGCCAGCATCCGGGCGATCTGCAAGGGGGTCACCAGGAGATCGCTCTGCCCGATAGCCATGTTCACCGCGTCCCCCACGGACCAGGGCCGCCCCCCTTGCTGCGCCCGCCACGCCGCGTCCGGCACCAGCCCCGCCTCCTCCGGCACCCCCTGGATCCCGGTGAGGACCCCCAGCCCGAAGGCCCGGGCCATCCGCGGAAGGAGGTCCGGGTCCTGCTGATGGAGGGCGAACCCGAGCTGATAGAAGGCCACGTTGCAGGAGACAATGAGGGCGGTGGGAAGATCCACCACGCCGTGACCGGTCCGCAGCCAGCACCATTTCCGGTAGCCTGGCCCCAGCCCGTCCCAGTAGCCCGGATCCTGAAAGGTGCTGCGGGCGGTGAACCCGTGGGTCAGGGCGGCGGCCATCACCACGATCTTGAAGATCGAGCCCGGCGGATACAGGCCCTGGGTGGCCCGGTTCAGGAAAGCCCCCGGTGGGGGCGGTGGCGGGTTCGGCCCGATCAGGGCGTTGGGATCAAAGGCCGGCCGGCTGACCATGGCCAGGATGTCCCCGTTGCGCGGATCCATCACCACCACCGCTCCCGTCCGATCCCCGAAGATCTCCTCCACCCGAGCCTGGAGCTCCCGATCCAGAGTGGTGGTGATGGGACGGCCCGGCGTGAAAGGCCGCTCGGCGAGCAACCGCGAGGGACCGTCCTCCGGGCGGGGGGGCTGGATCCACAGGCGGCCGCCGTGGGTCCCGGCCAGGTAAGGCTCCCCCCACGCCTCTAAGCCCATCCGCCCCACCCACTCGTCGCCCCGATAGCCCCGGCGCCGCCACGCGTCCAATTCCTCGGCCGGGATCTTGCCCACAATCCCCACCGTTTGCGCGGCCACGCCGGCGTAGATCCGCCCGCTGCGGGAGCGCAGGACCACGCCGGGGGTGGCCTCCAGGTCGGTGAGGAATGGCGCCACCCGATCGGCGGGGAGGGCGAGGATCGGCATATACCAGTCCGGCCGCCCGCCGGCGTAACGCGCCCGGATGGTCTCCGGAGGGAGCCCGGTGGCCTGGGTCAGGCGCGCGAGCAGTTGCCCTTCGTCGGCGATCTGCCCCGGCACCACGCCGATCTCCACCCATTCCCCCTGGACGGCCAGGCCACGTCCTTCGCGGTCGTAGAGGTTGGCCCGCTCGGGGATCACGTATTCCACCTGCAGCCGTTCGCCCTCCTGAAGCTCCGGCCAGAGGAGGGCATCCCGCCAGACCACCCGCCAGTCGCCGGTGGTCCAGCGCAGCTCCAGCGTGCCCTCCGCCTCGCGCTCCCCGAACAGGGCGGTCTTCCAACGGATGCGGTAGCGGGCCCGGGCAGTCTCCCCTTCCTCGATCAGACTCAGGGGCTGGATCTCGATAGCCTGCACCCCGGCGGCGTTGAGGGTCTCCCGCCAGCGTGCCCGGAGGTCCTCCCGGGGCATGGCGGCCTGGGAGGCGGGGGTGAGCAGCGCCCAGAGGTCATCGATCGCTTCCCGCGTAAGAGCCTCCAGGGCCGCCGTCGCCGTCCCGGCCGGAGAAGGCCGGGGCGTGGGGGTGGGCGGCGCCGGGGTGGGCGTGGGAGGGGGAGGCGAAAGAACCCGGCACGCGCTCAGCCACCCTCCCGCCGCGGCCGGAAGCGCCCGCAACAGGAAGGACCGACGGGTCCATCCCTTCCTCATCCTGCCTCCTTCCCCGGGGTCAAGAGGGGAAGGCCCGGGGGTTGCCGCAGCCGTTCTGGGGAAACGTCCGGGAGCCCCGCCCGCCGGCCGAGGGCCCGGATCGCCCGCCACAGGCCCTGGCGGGTAAGCGGATCCCCCCGGCGGTTGAGGAGCAGAGCCCGGTTCTCCGGGTCCCGAACCAGACGAGGGCGTCCCGTCTGGAGATACCGGATCAGGGATTCCCGAACCGGCGCCGGGAGCGTGTAGATGCGCAAGCCGGCGCGGGTCTGGATCCGCAGGCGCTCCCCCTCTGGATCGATGTCCTCCAGGGTGAGGGCAACGGCCTGGCCGGCCCGCAACCCCAGTTTGCCGATGAGATGCAAGATCAGGCGGTCTCGTAGCCCCAGGGGGGTCTCCGGAAGGGACCGGGCGAAGTCCATCAGGCGCTGGCGCTGATCCGGGGGAAGGGGGAGCCGGGAGCCCCGGGTGGGGAGGTGCCAGCGCAGCGCGAGGGCCGGGTTCTCCGCGATGGCTCCTTCCTGCGCCAGGAAGCGGAAGAAGGCTCGCAGGACGGCCAGCCGTTGATTCCAGGTGCGGACCGATCCGCCGCGCTGGAGCACGTTTTCATCCAGGAAGCGTTGCAACGCCGGGGCGTCCACCTCAGCCCAGCGGCGGAAGCCCCGGACCTCGAGGAAACGGACGAGCCGGAAGAGGACGTGTCGATAAGCACGGAGGGTGGAAGGGGCAGTTCCCTCCGCGGCGATCCGGGCGTCCAGGAAGCGGAGGACCCAGATCCCGAGGGCTTCCGATGGAGCATCCGTTCGGGCGTTCATCCCGAGCGCGCACCTCCGATCCACAGGCGCTGGGCTTCCCCTTGGGCGGCGTGCGGGAAGGAAGGGGACGGGTTCAGGCGGGACGCCGATGCGTTCCCCATCCCGGGCCCTGAGGGCGATCGGGAGGTTCCACCCCGAGGTCCTGGGCCTGCCCGCCCTCCTCGCGAGGGCCGATAAGCGGCATCAGCTGGAGCAGGGCTTCCTCGTCATACTGGCGGTTGCCGCACACATCGCAGATATAGGCGGGCATGTTCGGGATGACGATGAAGAAGTCCCCGTGGTAGCCGGCGTAGGTGATCCGGCGCGGCCGCATATAGCCGATCCGGCAGTTCGGGCAGGGCCACATCGAAACCTCCTGGTTGAATCCCTTCGATGCCCAGGCCGAGGTGCCGCTCAGCCGGCGCGGAGCGGCAGGGCTTCCAGGATGGCGACGGTGGCGCTGGTCCCCAATCGGGTGGCGCCAGCCTCGATCAGGGCGATGGCCTGTTCCGCCGTGCGGATGCCGCCGGAGGCCTTCACCCCGACTGTGGGGCCTACCGCCTGGCGCAGAAGCGCGACGTCCTCCACCGTCGCCCCGCCCGGCCCGAAGCCGGTGGAGGTCTTCACGAAATCCGCTCCGGCCTCGACGGCCAGGCGAGCGGCCTGGATTTTCTCCTCCGGGCGGAGCAGCGCGGTCTCCAGGATCACCTTGCAGACGGCTCCCGCGGCGTGGGCCACCGCGATGATCGCCTGCAGATCCGCCCGCACCGCCTCGATCGCCCCGGCCCGGAACAGGCCGATGGGGAGCACGATGTCGAGCTCCTGAGCGCCCTGGGCCAGGGCCAGGCTGGCCTCGGCCACCCGCACCGCCGTGAGGCTCGCCCCCAGGGGGAACCCCACCACCGTGGCCACCTTCACCGGGGTTCCGGCCAGCCGTTCGGCCGCGCGGGCGACATAGATGGGGTTCACACACACCGCCGCGCAACCGTAACGCACAGCCTCCTCACATACCCGGTCGATGTCCGCCGGGGTGGCCTCCGGGCGGAGCAGCGTATGATCGATCCGCGCGGCCAGCGCCTCCCGAGTCCACATCGTCAAGGATCCGATCGCCTCATGAATAGCCTGCGCATGGATAGATCGCTTCCTGCAGGAGGGGCTTTCGCCCCCGAACCTCCGTCTTCGATTCCGTAGGGTCGTGGCGAAGGCTATCCCTACAACCCGAACCCTCGTCTTCGAGACAGCAAGGGCCGCGGCGAAAGCCGCCCCTACTTTTGGATAAGCAGGATGTATGCCGAAATGAATTTCGGCTTACGTTGTGGGCCGCGGCCGGCGCGGCTCCTGGGGTGGCACCGGGTCCTTAGGGCACCTCCCTCCCGAAGGGATTCCGGATCAGGCCCCAGCGGGAGGGGGGCCAGTAGATCAACCACGCCTTCCCAATGATGGCCGAGCGGGGGAGGGTCCCCCAGTTGTGGGAGTCGTTGGACGCGTTGCGATTGTCGCCCAGGACGAAATATTCCCCAGGCCCCAGAGTCACCGGCCCATAGGTATATCCCATCGGGCCGCGGATGTAAGGCTCCTCCAGGGGATGGCCGTTGATGAAGACCTTACCGTCCCGGATGGCGATGGTCTCCCCCGGCAGCCCGATCACCCGCTTGATGAAATCGCGGGAGGGATCGTGAGGGAAACGGAAGACCACGATGTCCCCCCGCTGGGGAGAACCGAACCAGTAACTGACCTTGCTGATCAGCACGTATTCCCCATCGTGCAGGGTGGGCTCCATACTGGAGCCTTCGATGCGGAAGCGGGCAGTGGCTGTGTTGACCAGAGCCATCGCCACCAGCACGATCAGGGCGGTCTCGATCAGCTCCCGCAGGAAGGTGATCAGCGGGTGGGGGCCTCGCTCCGCCCGCTCCAGGATCGGTTCTGTGGATTCCAGCGCCACCGGTGTGCGCGGCTCCTCCATCTCTCTTCCTCCGCGACCGGATTATACGCCGCCTTCCCCAGGGGGTCCAGTTCATCGCCCGTGAATCGAGTGGCGAGCCGGAGCACGGACACATGCCAGGAGCTGCCGGCTTTCCTCGAAGAGTCCGTGAAAGCCGCAGAGCCGATGGGAGGCCTTTCCAGGCCGCCCACCGAGGTCCTCTCCGCGTCGAATTCGCCCGGCTCGGGTTTGGGCGCATGTCGCAGCGTCCGGATAATGGGAGGGAGGAGCTGCAAGGCGGATGATCCGGTGGAGCGAGGCGGATGACCTTCCCGGAGCGGTTCGTCCGGCGGATGCAGGGGTGGTTGGGGGCGGAGGCGGAGCCCTTCCTTCAGGCTCTGAGCGGGCCCTACCGCA
This DNA window, taken from Thermoflexus hugenholtzii JAD2, encodes the following:
- a CDS encoding tyrosine-type recombinase/integrase → MNARTDAPSEALGIWVLRFLDARIAAEGTAPSTLRAYRHVLFRLVRFLEVRGFRRWAEVDAPALQRFLDENVLQRGGSVRTWNQRLAVLRAFFRFLAQEGAIAENPALALRWHLPTRGSRLPLPPDQRQRLMDFARSLPETPLGLRDRLILHLIGKLGLRAGQAVALTLEDIDPEGERLRIQTRAGLRIYTLPAPVRESLIRYLQTGRPRLVRDPENRALLLNRRGDPLTRQGLWRAIRALGRRAGLPDVSPERLRQPPGLPLLTPGKEAG
- a CDS encoding YgiT-type zinc finger protein, with protein sequence MWPCPNCRIGYMRPRRITYAGYHGDFFIVIPNMPAYICDVCGNRQYDEEALLQLMPLIGPREEGGQAQDLGVEPPDRPQGPGWGTHRRPA
- the deoC gene encoding deoxyribose-phosphate aldolase, translating into MWTREALAARIDHTLLRPEATPADIDRVCEEAVRYGCAAVCVNPIYVARAAERLAGTPVKVATVVGFPLGASLTAVRVAEASLALAQGAQELDIVLPIGLFRAGAIEAVRADLQAIIAVAHAAGAVCKVILETALLRPEEKIQAARLAVEAGADFVKTSTGFGPGGATVEDVALLRQAVGPTVGVKASGGIRTAEQAIALIEAGATRLGTSATVAILEALPLRAG
- the lepB gene encoding signal peptidase I — its product is MEEPRTPVALESTEPILERAERGPHPLITFLRELIETALIVLVAMALVNTATARFRIEGSSMEPTLHDGEYVLISKVSYWFGSPQRGDIVVFRFPHDPSRDFIKRVIGLPGETIAIRDGKVFINGHPLEEPYIRGPMGYTYGPVTLGPGEYFVLGDNRNASNDSHNWGTLPRSAIIGKAWLIYWPPSRWGLIRNPFGREVP